Proteins from one Dama dama isolate Ldn47 chromosome 12, ASM3311817v1, whole genome shotgun sequence genomic window:
- the PROX2 gene encoding prospero homeobox protein 2 isoform X2 yields the protein MDPNSSLLSGPAQYPTEPCMEGGRSLSPREQSRCSPFAWSQVPGSSLSDPDCFGDEHIQAKRARVETIVRGMFLSPTPLGPGRAPAGDGLSCPEKAWGRKRKQSLPAQQGPLEPGPAGNRGGGRKGGPRVRGQLHLLRQQVRHLRERVLRAVEPRAAAQGPATADQRNGPGPGPWGVDSDHHHCPGSVGDLSRLETHRVSEVQYLPEGPRFLPSEARALLESLKKELTGAISQAVDSVLQKVLVDPSGRLTQLGGKLQGPVPDGRSEPSPPEGGARKDPLPLAALPRRAQPPAGAPLGSLSLAKSLDPPRYPISPRMIPKPYQAPPTDCPLAVAPAHIQKEQILGQLLGHGPGGSWRGGLPQDPSARSQPSSEVALRPWGAARLRPLASGQRQCPWPFTSTCLERLALVPPVKMEPGGLQAITDTLPFSAAHIQEGLNPGHLKKAKLMFFFTRYPSSNLLKAYFPDVQFNRCITSQMIKWFSNFREFYYIQMEKFARQAISDGVTNPKMLVVLRDSELFRALNMHYNKGNDFEVPDCFLEIASLTLQEFFRAVSTGKDADPSWKKPIYKIISKLDSDIPEIFKSSSYPQELFRN from the exons ATGGATCCAAACTCCAGCTTGCTTTCGGGTCCAGCCCAATATCCGACAGAACCTTGCATGGAAGGTGGAAGAAGCCTATCCCCCAGGGAGCAGAGCAGATGCTCCCCCTTTGCCTGGAGTCAGGTCCCCGGCTCCAGCCTCTCCGACCCTGACTGCTTTGGGGATGAGCACATCCAGGCAAAGAGGGCCAGAGTAGAGACCATCGTACGAGGCATGTTCCTCTCCCCAACCcctctggggccaggcagggcccCCGCCGGGGACGGCCTGAGCTGCCCAGAGAAGGCCTGGGGGCGGAAGAGGAAGCAGAGCCTTCCCGCGCAGCAAGGCCCCCTGGAGCCAGGCCCCGCAGGGAACCGGGGCGGTGGCAGGAAGGGGGGCCCTCGGGTGAGAGGACAGCTCCACCTGCTGAGGCAGCAGGTGAGACACCTGCGGGAACGCGTCCTGCGGGCCGTGGAGCCCAGGGCCGCAGCCCAGGGCCCTGCGACGGCAGACCAGAGGAACGGCCCTGGGCCTGGGCCCTGGGGGGTGGACAGCGACCACCACCACTGCCCGGGGTCCGTCGGGGACCTCTCCAGGTTGGAGACACACAGAGTGTCTGAGGTCCAGTACCTGCCTGAGGGGCCCAGGTTTCTTCCCTCTGAAGCACGGGCCTTGCTGGAGAGTCTGAAGAAAGAACTGACGGGGGCCATATCCCAGGCTGTGGACTCGGTGTTACAGAAGGTACTGGTGGATCCATCGGGGCGCCTGACTCAGCTGGGCGGGAAGTTGCAGGGGCCCGTGCCAGACGGGAGGAGTGAGCCCTCGCCTCCTGAGGGCGGTGCCCGTAAAGATCCGCTTCCTCTGGCGGCCTTGCCGAGGCGGGCCCAGCCACCAGCAGGGGCTCCACTGGGAAGCTTATCGCTGGCCAAGTCTCTAGATCCTCCCAGGTACCCCATCTCTCCGAGAATGATCCCCAAACCCTATCAGGCTCCCCCAACAGACTGTCCCTTGGCGGTTGCACCTGCCCACATCCAGAAGGAGCAGATTCTCGGCCAGCTACTGGGCCATGGGCCCGGGGGCAGCTGGAGGGGCGGTCTTCCTCAGGACCCGTCTGCCCGGAGCCAGCCCTCCTCGGAGGTGGCCCTGCGACCTTGGGGAGCTGCCAGACTGCGACCTTTGGCCTCGGGCCAGCGGCAGTGCCCCTGGCCCTTCACGTCCACCTGTTTGGAAAGACTGGCCCTCGTTCCCCCAGTGAAAATGGAGCCGGGTGGCCTGCAGGCTATCACGGACACGCTTCCTTTCTCTGCAGCCCAC ATCCAGGAGGGCCTAAATCCTGGTCACTTGAAGAAGGCCAAACTAATGTTTTTCTTCACACGCTACCCCAGCTCCAACCTCCTGAAGGCTTACTTCCCCGATGTTCAG TTCAACCGCTGCATCACCTCCCAGATGATCAAGTGGTTCAGCAACTTCCGTGAGTTTTATTACATACAGATGGAGAAATTTGCCCGGCAAGCGATTTCCGATGGTGTCACAAATCCCAAAATGCTGGTGGTTCTCCGCGACTCAGAACTTTTTCGAGCTCTCAATATGCACTATAACAAGGGAAATGACTTTGAG GTCCCAGACTGCTTCTTGGAAATCGCCAGCTTGACATTACAGGAGTTCttcagggctgtctccacaggcAAAGACGCAGATCCTTCCTGGAAGAAAcccatttataaaattatttcgaAACTGGACAGTGACATCCCAGAGATATTCAAATCTTCCAGCTATCCCCAGGAACTGTTtcggaattaa
- the PROX2 gene encoding prospero homeobox protein 2 isoform X1: protein MDPNSSLLSGPAQYPTEPCMEGGRSLSPREQSRCSPFAWSQVPGSSLSDPDCFGDEHIQAKRARVETIVRGMFLSPTPLGPGRAPAGDGLSCPEKAWGRKRKQSLPAQQGPLEPGPAGNRGGGRKGGPRVRGQLHLLRQQVRHLRERVLRAVEPRAAAQGPATADQRNGPGPGPWGVDSDHHHCPGSVGDLSRLETHRVSEVQYLPEGPRFLPSEARALLESLKKELTGAISQAVDSVLQKVLVDPSGRLTQLGGKLQGPVPDGRSEPSPPEGGARKDPLPLAALPRRAQPPAGAPLGSLSLAKSLDPPRYPISPRMIPKPYQAPPTDCPLAVAPAHIQKEQILGQLLGHGPGGSWRGGLPQDPSARSQPSSEVALRPWGAARLRPLASGQRQCPWPFTSTCLERLALVPPVKMEPGGLQAITDTLPFSAAHISFSGNRGSHLSQPRETGTPDAEGRLGDKQLLGSGNCSVLPEERGVFLMFVLGLPSPVAHSC from the coding sequence ATGGATCCAAACTCCAGCTTGCTTTCGGGTCCAGCCCAATATCCGACAGAACCTTGCATGGAAGGTGGAAGAAGCCTATCCCCCAGGGAGCAGAGCAGATGCTCCCCCTTTGCCTGGAGTCAGGTCCCCGGCTCCAGCCTCTCCGACCCTGACTGCTTTGGGGATGAGCACATCCAGGCAAAGAGGGCCAGAGTAGAGACCATCGTACGAGGCATGTTCCTCTCCCCAACCcctctggggccaggcagggcccCCGCCGGGGACGGCCTGAGCTGCCCAGAGAAGGCCTGGGGGCGGAAGAGGAAGCAGAGCCTTCCCGCGCAGCAAGGCCCCCTGGAGCCAGGCCCCGCAGGGAACCGGGGCGGTGGCAGGAAGGGGGGCCCTCGGGTGAGAGGACAGCTCCACCTGCTGAGGCAGCAGGTGAGACACCTGCGGGAACGCGTCCTGCGGGCCGTGGAGCCCAGGGCCGCAGCCCAGGGCCCTGCGACGGCAGACCAGAGGAACGGCCCTGGGCCTGGGCCCTGGGGGGTGGACAGCGACCACCACCACTGCCCGGGGTCCGTCGGGGACCTCTCCAGGTTGGAGACACACAGAGTGTCTGAGGTCCAGTACCTGCCTGAGGGGCCCAGGTTTCTTCCCTCTGAAGCACGGGCCTTGCTGGAGAGTCTGAAGAAAGAACTGACGGGGGCCATATCCCAGGCTGTGGACTCGGTGTTACAGAAGGTACTGGTGGATCCATCGGGGCGCCTGACTCAGCTGGGCGGGAAGTTGCAGGGGCCCGTGCCAGACGGGAGGAGTGAGCCCTCGCCTCCTGAGGGCGGTGCCCGTAAAGATCCGCTTCCTCTGGCGGCCTTGCCGAGGCGGGCCCAGCCACCAGCAGGGGCTCCACTGGGAAGCTTATCGCTGGCCAAGTCTCTAGATCCTCCCAGGTACCCCATCTCTCCGAGAATGATCCCCAAACCCTATCAGGCTCCCCCAACAGACTGTCCCTTGGCGGTTGCACCTGCCCACATCCAGAAGGAGCAGATTCTCGGCCAGCTACTGGGCCATGGGCCCGGGGGCAGCTGGAGGGGCGGTCTTCCTCAGGACCCGTCTGCCCGGAGCCAGCCCTCCTCGGAGGTGGCCCTGCGACCTTGGGGAGCTGCCAGACTGCGACCTTTGGCCTCGGGCCAGCGGCAGTGCCCCTGGCCCTTCACGTCCACCTGTTTGGAAAGACTGGCCCTCGTTCCCCCAGTGAAAATGGAGCCGGGTGGCCTGCAGGCTATCACGGACACGCTTCCTTTCTCTGCAGCCCACATATCCTTTTCGGGTAATCGGGGTTCTCATTTGTCCCAGCCCAGGGAGACAGGAACTCCAGATGCTGAGGGGAGGCTAGGGGACAAACAACTGCTTGGCTCGGGGAACTGCTCTGTTCTCCCGGAGGAGAGGGGCGTCTTCTTAATGTTCGTTCTGGGGCTTCCGTCCCCTGTGGCTCATAGCTGTTAG